A section of the Arcobacter roscoffensis genome encodes:
- a CDS encoding peptide-binding protein, producing MKNLKLLFKTLPLLFMLVTSVYSSTLNMSISSSPSRLNPILSNDTASSTVSGWLFNGLFKYDKDGKPIVDLAKSYEFKTPTHLLIKLRKNVLWHDKTKFTSKDVIFTYEQIISPKVFTSIKSNFKQVKSVKALDDYTIEIMYKKPYFKALETWMVGILPYHLLKDEKDLMTSSFNKKPIGTGPYKIDGFETGADIRIYANDDYFDGRAKIDEIHFKFLPDTNTSFLFLKQKRLDIGSLTPIQIDRQINNEFKENYKIVESQSFSYSYLGFNLNNEKFKNKKIREAISLAINKEQLVDILFFGHGQVCNGPFLPGSFAYNNEVKTIKQDINKSKKILKSLGFDENNPFTFEVVTNTGNDTRINAAQILQYQLAQAGIKMKIRVMEWQAFLNTVVHPRNYEAVLLGWSLALMPDAYPLWHSDSAKIGRFNLVGYKNKEVDSLIEKGARTVDREELGEIYRKIFKIIASDLPYIFLYIPNSITVVNKDIKNIEPAFTGITHNQKDWIKE from the coding sequence ATGAAAAATCTAAAACTACTATTTAAAACATTACCTTTACTTTTTATGCTTGTTACAAGTGTTTATTCAAGTACATTAAATATGTCAATTAGTTCAAGTCCAAGTAGACTTAACCCCATTCTTTCAAATGATACAGCTAGTTCAACAGTATCAGGTTGGCTTTTTAATGGCCTATTTAAATATGATAAGGATGGCAAACCAATAGTTGATTTAGCAAAGTCTTATGAGTTTAAGACACCTACTCATTTACTTATAAAATTAAGAAAAAATGTTTTATGGCATGATAAAACAAAATTTACTTCAAAGGATGTGATTTTTACTTATGAGCAAATAATCTCACCAAAAGTTTTCACATCCATTAAATCAAATTTCAAGCAAGTAAAAAGTGTAAAAGCTTTAGATGATTATACTATTGAGATAATGTATAAAAAGCCTTATTTCAAAGCCTTAGAGACTTGGATGGTAGGAATTTTACCTTATCATTTACTAAAAGATGAAAAAGACTTAATGACAAGTAGTTTTAATAAAAAACCAATAGGTACAGGTCCATATAAAATAGATGGTTTTGAAACAGGTGCTGATATTAGAATATATGCAAATGATGACTATTTTGATGGACGAGCAAAAATTGATGAAATTCATTTCAAGTTTTTACCTGATACTAATACTTCATTTTTATTTTTAAAACAAAAAAGATTAGATATAGGAAGTTTAACTCCTATTCAAATTGATAGACAAATCAATAATGAGTTTAAAGAAAACTATAAAATTGTTGAGAGTCAAAGTTTTTCCTATTCTTATTTAGGCTTCAATCTAAATAATGAAAAATTCAAAAATAAAAAAATAAGAGAAGCTATATCTTTAGCAATAAATAAAGAACAATTAGTAGATATACTCTTTTTTGGACACGGGCAAGTTTGTAATGGACCTTTTTTACCTGGAAGTTTTGCTTATAATAATGAAGTTAAAACAATAAAGCAAGATATAAATAAATCTAAAAAGATTTTAAAATCACTTGGCTTTGATGAAAATAATCCATTTACTTTTGAAGTAGTTACAAATACAGGAAATGATACAAGAATAAACGCTGCGCAAATACTTCAATATCAATTAGCACAAGCAGGTATTAAAATGAAAATTAGAGTTATGGAATGGCAAGCTTTTTTAAATACAGTTGTTCATCCAAGAAACTATGAAGCAGTTCTTTTAGGTTGGAGTTTAGCTTTAATGCCTGATGCTTATCCTTTATGGCATAGTGACTCTGCGAAGATTGGAAGGTTTAATCTTGTAGGATATAAAAACAAAGAAGTTGATAGTTTGATTGAAAAAGGTGCAAGAACTGTAGATAGAGAAGAGTTAGGTGAAATATATAGAAAAATATTTAAAATAATAGCTAGTGATTTGCCTTATATATTTTTATATATTCCTAACTCTATTACAGTTGTAAATAAAGATATAAAAAATATAGAACCTGCTTTTACAGGAATAACACACAATCAAAAAGATTGGATAAAGGAATAA
- the rpsI gene encoding 30S ribosomal protein S9: MAKVYATGRRKTAVAKVWLENGNGQLTINGQSLDAWLGGHEAIKKRVMQPLEVSKQETSVNIVVKSLGGGYSAQADAIRHGISRALVAYDEQFRTILKPYGLLTRDARAVERKKYGRRKARKSGQFSKR; encoded by the coding sequence ATGGCAAAAGTTTACGCAACAGGAAGAAGAAAAACAGCTGTAGCTAAAGTATGGTTAGAAAATGGTAACGGTCAACTTACAATCAACGGTCAGTCTTTAGACGCATGGTTAGGTGGACACGAAGCAATCAAAAAAAGAGTTATGCAACCATTAGAAGTATCTAAACAAGAAACTTCTGTAAACATCGTAGTTAAATCTTTAGGTGGTGGTTACTCTGCACAAGCTGATGCTATTAGACACGGAATTTCAAGAGCTCTAGTTGCTTATGATGAGCAATTCAGAACTATCTTAAAGCCTTACGGATTATTAACAAGAGACGCAAGAGCAGTAGAAAGAAAGAAATACGGAAGAAGAAAAGCAAGAAAAAGCGGTCAATTCTCAAAAAGATAG
- the rplM gene encoding 50S ribosomal protein L13, with protein sequence MKFTQMAKANEIERDWIVVDAEGKVFGRIITEVATILRGKNKPCFTPHVDCGDYVVIINASKAKFTGAKLEDKNYFTHSGYFGSTKTHKMSDMLNNNPEKLYKLATRGMLPKTTLGKAMLKKLKVYAGSEHPHTAQIKG encoded by the coding sequence ATGAAATTTACTCAAATGGCAAAAGCTAACGAAATCGAAAGAGATTGGATAGTAGTAGACGCAGAAGGTAAGGTTTTTGGTAGAATCATTACTGAAGTTGCAACTATCTTAAGAGGTAAAAATAAACCTTGCTTCACACCACATGTTGATTGTGGAGATTACGTTGTAATCATAAACGCATCTAAAGCAAAATTTACAGGTGCTAAATTAGAAGACAAAAATTACTTCACTCACTCAGGATACTTTGGTTCAACTAAGACTCATAAAATGTCTGATATGTTAAATAACAACCCTGAGAAGTTATATAAACTTGCAACTAGAGGTATGCTACCAAAAACTACTCTAGGTAAAGCAATGTTAAAAAAATTAAAAGTATACGCAGGTTCAGAGCACCCTCACACTGCGCAAATTAAAGGATAG